In Poecilia reticulata strain Guanapo linkage group LG1, Guppy_female_1.0+MT, whole genome shotgun sequence, one genomic interval encodes:
- the hmox2a gene encoding heme oxygenase 2a: MDSNSISEPKSNGVKKGGVRIIVDDNDEGLSPTDLSEMLAEGTKESHDRAENCQFVKDFLRGRIIKDVFKRATAALYFVYSAMEEEIEKNKDHPHIAPIYFPVELHRREALARDLEYFYGANWESQISLSAGTKPYVDRIHEVGEADPVLLVAHSYTRYMGDLSGGQILKKVAQRALKLPASGEGLNFYQFEGITSHRGFKQLYRSRMNELELDPEAKQRIVDESNRAFGFNMMVFSELEEIGNTIKEEVQEQGFGHGHAELIQKDDFNKCPYYAAKMAANGNPTYALQLAKTLVGHLPCQVALAAWVAIFAGFTAWYLL, encoded by the exons ATGGATAGCAATTCAATCTCTGAACCCAAATCCAATGGAGTGAAGAAAGGAGGAGTCAGGATCATTGTGGATGACAATGATGAGGGTCTTAG TCCAACCGACCTGTCTGAGATGTTAGCCGAGGGCACCAAGGAGTCCCACGATCGAGCAGAGAACTGTCAGTTCGTCAAAGATTTCCTCAGGGGTCGCATCATCAAGGATGTGTTTAAG AGAGCCACGGCAGCTTTGTACTTTGTCTATTCAGCGATGGAGGAGGAGATAGAGAAGAATAAGGACCACCCTCACATCGCTCCAATCTATTTCCCTGTGGAGTTGCACCGTCGCGAGGCCCTGGCCCGGGACCTGGAGTATTTTTATGGAGCGAACTGGGAGAGCCAA ATCAGCCTCTCTGCAGGCACCAAGCCTTACGTGGACCGGATTCACGAGGTGGGAGAGGCAGACCCGGTTCTGTTGGTGGCCCATTCCTACACCCGCTACATGGGGGATCTCTCAGGAGGACAGATCCTGAAGAAAGTGGCCCAAAGGGCTCTGAAGCTGCCTGCATCGGGAGAGGGTCTGAACTTCTACCAGTTTGAAGGAATCACCAGCCACAGAGGCTTCAAGCAGCTCTACCGCAGCAGAATGAATGAGCTGGAGCTGGACCCGGAGGCCAAACAGAGGATTGTAGACGAGTCCAATAGGGCGTTTGGATTCAACATGATG GTCTTCTCAGAGCTCGAGGAAATTGGAAACACCATCAAAGAGGAAGTCCAAGAGCAAGGCTTTGGGCATGGTCATGCAGAGCTCATTCAAAAAGATGATTTCAACAAGTGCCCATACTATGCAGCTAAAATGG CTGCAAATGGGAATCCAACCTATGCGCTCCAGTTAGCCAAGACGCTTGTGGGTCATCTTCCCTGCCAGGTGGCGCTGGCGGCCTGGGTTGCCATCTTTGCTGGCTTTACAGCCTGGTACCTTCTGTAA
- the tmem186 gene encoding transmembrane protein 186 — translation MSIMIRPIFLTRFTSQTLTCTRRSFLLSGCFQPRSAHTPLLQSCRGTLTPKITTLVRYSDLSTQKYSMIYTMHHIRLLRAVSRLKLFQTAITLVILPPVYFLYFQGIVSLYLVSYSTGIALFAGGMLYIASHLFRRVVGMMYLDPSLTTLKVSHLTFWGKRQDIYLPVSDIMTIADTGDSASETILKLKRYSSPDTFYFSTRFGRVIDKQGFEKVFGGFQ, via the exons ATGAGCATCATG ATCAGACCAATATTTCTGACCAGGTTCACCTCTCAGACCCTGACCTGCACCAGAAGGTCATTTCTTCTCTCGGGCTGTTTTCAGCCTCGTTCAGCTCACACTCCGCTCCTTCAGAGCTGTCGTGGAACCCTCACGCCAAAAATCACAACCCTGGTCAGATACTCTGACCTATCAACACAGAAATACTCTATGATTTACACCATGCATCACATTAGGCTCTTGAGAGCTGTGTCCAGGCTCAAGCTGTTTCAGACTGCAATCACGTTGGTCATCTTGCCCCCGGTGTACTTCCTCTACTTCCAAGGAATTGTCTCCCTATATCTAGTCAGCTACTCAACTGGGATTGCGCTTTTTGCTGGTGGCATGCTCTACATTGCCAGTCACCTCTTCAGAAGAGTTGTAGGAATGATGTACCTGGACCCGTCCCTAACCACGCTCAAAGTTTCTCACCTCACTTTCTGGGGCAAGCGTCAAGACATCTACCTCCCTGTGTCAGACATTATGACCATTGCGGATACTGGAGACTCTGCAAGTGAGACTATACTGAAACTGAAGAGATACAGCAGTCCAGACACGTTTTATTTCTCCACTCGTTTTGGACGGGTCATAGATAAACAAGGCTTTGAGAAAGTTTTCGGAGGTTTTCAATAG